The Brachybacterium huguangmaarense genome contains a region encoding:
- a CDS encoding carbohydrate ABC transporter permease, giving the protein MSTAPRGEQSSPALKHTKRRVEPIYWLFLFPAVAVFTLLITYPAIQGFTMSFTNSIGFGDFDWIGFRNYISLFRDPNMLGSYGFTFLFAITTVILVNIIAFFLALGLTAKIRFTNGLRAIFVIPMVISAIIYSYVFRFLFNNSLPVLGEALGSQTLSESLLANPHWAWFAIVIVTVWGSVPGTMLIYIAGLMTVPGEVYEASSIDGATPWKNLIHITLPLVAGYVGINIILGFKGFLAVYDQIVALTGGGPGTATRSVAFTIFAGFQGGDYAYQMANAVVFFIITVIIALVQMRVTQGRAYVA; this is encoded by the coding sequence ATGTCCACCGCACCTCGGGGCGAGCAATCCTCCCCCGCCCTCAAGCACACGAAGAGACGCGTCGAGCCGATCTACTGGCTCTTCCTCTTCCCGGCCGTCGCCGTCTTCACCCTGCTCATCACCTACCCCGCCATCCAGGGCTTCACGATGAGCTTCACCAACTCGATCGGCTTCGGCGACTTCGACTGGATCGGGTTCCGCAACTACATCTCGCTGTTCCGCGACCCGAACATGCTGGGGTCCTACGGCTTCACGTTCCTGTTCGCGATCACCACGGTCATCCTGGTCAACATCATCGCGTTCTTCCTGGCCCTCGGGCTCACCGCGAAGATCCGGTTCACCAACGGCCTGCGGGCGATCTTCGTGATCCCCATGGTGATCTCGGCGATCATCTACTCCTACGTGTTCCGCTTCCTGTTCAACAACTCGCTGCCGGTGCTGGGCGAGGCCCTGGGCTCCCAGACCCTGTCCGAGAGCCTCCTGGCCAATCCGCACTGGGCATGGTTCGCGATCGTCATCGTCACGGTCTGGGGCTCGGTTCCCGGCACCATGCTCATCTACATCGCCGGCCTGATGACCGTGCCCGGCGAGGTCTACGAGGCCAGCTCGATCGACGGCGCGACCCCGTGGAAGAACCTGATCCACATCACCCTGCCGCTCGTGGCCGGCTACGTGGGCATCAACATCATCCTGGGCTTCAAGGGCTTCCTGGCGGTGTACGACCAGATCGTCGCCCTCACCGGCGGCGGTCCCGGCACGGCCACCCGCTCGGTCGCCTTCACGATCTTCGCCGGCTTCCAGGGGGGCGACTACGCCTATCAGATGGCCAACGCGGTCGTCTTCTTCATCATCACCGTCATCATCGCGCTCGTGCAGATGCGCGTCACCCAGGGAAGGGCGTACGTCGCATGA
- a CDS encoding ABC transporter substrate-binding protein, translating to MLKTLGGAGLVGAVPWLAGCSSSSRETITFYQSKPEAISYFSQLAADFTASQDQYRILHDVSTSLSASFVRSNPPDLGCLNYNLEMARFMERGALTDLSDLPEAATIREDIVELTKAYPQYEKRTSVLPYSAMAASVIYNKKIFEDNGIEVPATWDALIDVCDRLQAAGVTPFYATFLDAWTIAQGWFDYPVGGMIDVAEFYKKMNAIGADVGPNSEVSFQKTLLEPVQKMVQLGQYINSDAPSRGYGDGNTAFANGEAAMILQGPWAFSEFDKAGTDLQAGTFPFPATNDAEDLKVRVNIDLSLWVPDAANGQDGARAFLQYLMKPEIQDPYNAKFLGFGTTKDAPPVTDERIVGMQPYYDDGKFYMGASQFIPNNIPYQNYLQSIMLGDVEPEPMLAQLDSDWASLAYRA from the coding sequence CTGCTCAAGACCCTCGGAGGGGCCGGCCTCGTCGGCGCCGTGCCGTGGCTCGCCGGGTGCTCGTCGAGCAGCCGCGAGACGATCACCTTCTACCAGTCGAAGCCGGAGGCGATCTCCTACTTCAGCCAGCTCGCCGCCGACTTCACGGCCTCGCAGGATCAGTACCGGATCCTGCACGACGTCTCCACGAGCCTCTCGGCGAGCTTCGTGCGCAGCAACCCGCCGGATCTGGGCTGTCTCAACTACAACCTCGAGATGGCCCGCTTCATGGAGCGCGGCGCCCTGACGGACCTGTCCGACCTCCCGGAGGCGGCGACGATCCGCGAGGACATCGTCGAGCTCACCAAGGCGTATCCCCAGTACGAGAAGCGCACGAGCGTGCTCCCCTACTCGGCGATGGCGGCCTCGGTCATCTACAACAAGAAGATCTTCGAGGACAACGGGATCGAGGTCCCCGCCACGTGGGACGCCCTGATCGACGTGTGCGACCGGCTGCAGGCCGCGGGCGTCACGCCCTTCTACGCGACCTTCCTCGACGCGTGGACGATCGCCCAGGGCTGGTTCGACTACCCCGTGGGCGGCATGATCGACGTCGCCGAGTTCTACAAGAAGATGAACGCGATCGGCGCCGACGTCGGCCCGAACTCCGAGGTCTCCTTCCAGAAGACCCTGCTCGAGCCCGTGCAGAAGATGGTCCAGCTCGGCCAGTACATCAACTCCGACGCCCCGAGCCGCGGCTACGGGGACGGCAACACGGCCTTCGCCAACGGCGAGGCCGCCATGATCCTCCAGGGACCGTGGGCCTTCAGCGAGTTCGACAAGGCCGGCACCGACCTGCAGGCCGGCACCTTCCCCTTCCCGGCGACGAACGACGCCGAGGACCTCAAGGTGCGCGTCAACATCGACCTGTCCCTGTGGGTGCCGGACGCGGCCAACGGGCAGGACGGCGCCCGGGCGTTCCTCCAGTACCTGATGAAGCCCGAGATCCAGGATCCGTACAACGCGAAGTTCCTGGGCTTCGGCACCACCAAGGATGCGCCGCCCGTGACGGACGAGCGCATCGTCGGCATGCAGCCGTACTACGACGACGGGAAGTTCTACATGGGGGCCTCGCAGTTCATCCCCAACAACATCCCCTATCAGAACTACCTGCAGTCGATCATGCTCGGAGACGTGGAGCCCGAGCCCATGCTCGCGCAGCTCGACAGCGACTGGGCCTCGCTCGCCTACCGCGCATAA
- a CDS encoding carbohydrate ABC transporter permease, whose amino-acid sequence MSATTTSATSASVLTSSSKRPRRHKVGRDRINWPATILLMVASLTVLVPLYVTVSMAFKTTKQSTDGNAFSLPSPFSTSGFVEAWQLTNFPRAFVVSVIVTVIAVVGAILVSAMASYAIVRNWDRKPFRYCFFYLLAAMFIPFPVVALPQVKLTGILGLDNYVGVAILHIVFSLAFNSLLFTTFLRSIPLELEESMRMDGASTWQTFWRLIFPLLSPMAATVGIFAFLASWNDFMMPSLIISQPEWQTIPVVNSIFQTQFSNNYNVSFASYLMAMAPAIIVYLFAQRWVMSGLTQGAIK is encoded by the coding sequence ATGAGCGCCACGACCACCTCCGCCACGTCCGCCAGCGTGCTCACGTCGAGCTCCAAGCGCCCACGACGACACAAGGTCGGCCGGGACCGCATCAACTGGCCCGCCACGATCCTGCTGATGGTCGCGTCGCTGACCGTGCTGGTGCCGCTGTACGTCACGGTGTCGATGGCGTTCAAGACCACCAAGCAGTCCACCGACGGCAACGCCTTCAGCCTCCCGAGCCCGTTCAGCACGAGCGGCTTCGTGGAGGCGTGGCAGCTGACCAACTTCCCGCGCGCCTTCGTGGTCTCGGTCATCGTGACCGTGATCGCGGTGGTCGGGGCGATCCTGGTCTCGGCGATGGCCTCCTACGCGATCGTGCGCAACTGGGACCGCAAGCCGTTCCGCTACTGCTTCTTCTACCTGCTGGCCGCGATGTTCATCCCGTTCCCGGTGGTCGCGCTCCCGCAGGTCAAGCTCACAGGCATCCTGGGGCTCGACAACTACGTCGGCGTCGCGATCCTCCACATCGTGTTCAGCCTCGCGTTCAACTCGCTGCTGTTCACGACGTTCCTGCGCTCGATCCCGCTCGAGCTCGAGGAGTCCATGCGGATGGACGGGGCGAGCACCTGGCAGACGTTCTGGCGGCTCATCTTCCCGCTGCTGTCCCCGATGGCCGCCACGGTCGGCATCTTCGCCTTCCTGGCATCATGGAACGACTTCATGATGCCGAGCCTGATCATCTCCCAGCCCGAATGGCAGACGATCCCCGTGGTCAACAGCATCTTCCAGACCCAGTTCAGCAACAACTACAACGTCAGCTTCGCGTCCTACCTGATGGCGATGGCCCCGGCCATCATCGTCTACCTGTTCGCGCAGCGCTGGGTCATGTCCGGCCTGACCCAGGGCGCCATCAAGTAG